One window of Camelina sativa cultivar DH55 chromosome 4, Cs, whole genome shotgun sequence genomic DNA carries:
- the LOC104783667 gene encoding UPF0496 protein At3g28270-like translates to MALSEETMLKCSVHLSAYKSACEDHPDLKSFDASLQQKTVKAIDSLTDGHEAHKNVSQRLLQVSQDVLNFILESKDDVWESKALRSLVQAYFDNTMKTLKIFDNVMECVDKAELGQLYIREAMAEFEKESEVKDVGGKKYEETVKELMKFKAMKDPFDGQLLTTQFELIKNQQESLLSELCVAKTKIAEEHSAAHKASILSNALFGAAFALAAVASISVMAVAVGVAAPFAVLLVPVLALGWVGVSVFLERKMKGLKKQEEDGNKEGGVAESVEKGTEINEESLKTVSELVDEL, encoded by the coding sequence ATGGCTTTATCGGAAGAAACGATGTTGAAATGCTCAGTACACTTGAGTGCGTACAAATCCGCTTGTGAAGACCACCCAGACCTCAAATCCTTTGATGCTTCGCTTCAGCAGAAAACCGTCAAAGCGATAGACTCGCTTACCGATGGACACGAAGCACACAAGAATGTCTCCCAGCGCCTGCTTCAAGTTAGCCAAGATGTATTAAACTTCATTCTTGAAAGCAAAGACGATGTATGGGAGAGCAAAGCTCTAAGATCTTTGGTCCAAGCCTATTTTGACAATACCATGAAGACTTTAAAGATTTTCGATAATGTAATGGAGTGCGTGGACAAAGCAGAACTGGGCCAACTCTACATTCGAGAGGCCATGGCAGAGTTTGAGAAAGAGTCAGAAGTAAAGGATGTAGGTGGAAAGAAGTATGAAGAAACCGTGAAGGAGCTGATGAAGTTTAAGGCCATGAAAGATCCCTTTGATGGCCaattgctcacaactcagttcGAGCTGATCAAAAACCAGCAGGAATCCCTTCTGTCGGAACTGTGTGTTGCTAAAACAAAGATAGCCGAGGAACATAGTGCTGCACATAAAGCGAGTATACTTTCGAATGCGTTATTCGGCGCTGCGTTTGCTCTTGCTGCCGTCGCATCAATATCTGTCATGGCTGTAGCAGTGGGTGTGGCTGCGCCCTTTGCGGTTCTACTAGTACCAGTGCTTGCGTTGGGATGGGTAGGCGTCAGCGTTTTCTTGGAGAGAAAGATGAAGGGTCTGAAGAAACAGGAGGAAGATGGGAACAAAGAGGGAGGTGTAGCAGAGTCGGTGGAGAAGGGTACGGAAATCAACGAAGAGTCGTTGAAGACCGTATCTGAGCTAGTCGACGAGCTTTAA